One window from the genome of Alkalihalobacillus sp. LMS6 encodes:
- a CDS encoding (Fe-S)-binding protein, with the protein MNQDVKERVQAGFKERMDYDELLNCMRCGFCLPSCPTYIESGKNELHSPRGRIALMKAVVDGEIEPDEEVKRSLDLCLGCRACEPVCPSGVKYGHLLEEARDIIYQEEQLSFPIKGLRHLVFAQLFPHQQRMVGLMGLVRLYQQTGVQAVTRKLGLLKPFPETMQMMERVLPPIPKKKEMKNRPTQLKSLQTNRNKQVAFFSGCLMDTVFMQTNEATKKLLQYAGCDIVIPQTQGCCGALHGHSGEKERAKEMAKQNIAAFEEAGVDYIITNAGGCGAFLVDYDHLLQGEPQWAERARIFTSKIKDVTAILVELEFHKQPLQLPDEIVTYQDSCHLRNGQKTFKEPRILLQAIAGATYVEMKDADRCCGSAGIYNILEPTMSMQILDYKMEQSKRTKAQTIVTTNPGCLLQMMVGIEKHGDAKTMRAVHIVDLLLEAFENGAQVRT; encoded by the coding sequence ATGAATCAAGATGTAAAAGAACGCGTTCAAGCAGGTTTTAAAGAGCGAATGGATTATGACGAGCTATTGAATTGTATGCGGTGTGGGTTCTGTTTGCCTTCTTGTCCAACCTACATTGAGTCTGGAAAAAATGAGCTGCACTCTCCGCGCGGACGTATCGCGTTGATGAAAGCGGTGGTTGATGGAGAAATTGAGCCAGATGAAGAGGTAAAGCGTTCGCTTGATTTGTGCCTAGGTTGTCGTGCTTGTGAACCAGTTTGTCCATCGGGAGTCAAGTATGGTCATTTACTGGAAGAAGCAAGAGATATTATTTATCAGGAGGAGCAACTTTCTTTTCCAATAAAAGGATTAAGGCATCTTGTCTTTGCGCAGCTTTTTCCACATCAACAGCGGATGGTTGGATTGATGGGGCTTGTTCGTTTGTATCAGCAAACAGGTGTGCAAGCGGTGACAAGGAAGCTTGGATTATTAAAGCCATTTCCAGAAACAATGCAGATGATGGAGCGAGTCTTACCGCCTATTCCGAAGAAGAAAGAAATGAAAAACCGTCCAACGCAATTAAAAAGTTTACAAACAAACAGGAATAAACAAGTTGCTTTTTTTAGCGGTTGTTTGATGGATACGGTTTTTATGCAAACGAATGAAGCAACAAAGAAGCTATTGCAGTATGCGGGCTGTGATATTGTGATTCCGCAAACGCAAGGATGCTGTGGAGCATTGCATGGTCATAGTGGTGAAAAAGAACGTGCGAAAGAGATGGCGAAACAAAATATTGCGGCATTTGAAGAAGCTGGTGTCGACTACATTATTACAAATGCAGGTGGATGTGGAGCGTTTCTTGTTGATTACGATCATCTTTTACAAGGAGAACCGCAGTGGGCTGAACGGGCACGCATTTTCACTTCAAAAATTAAAGACGTTACAGCTATTTTAGTCGAGTTAGAATTTCATAAACAGCCGCTTCAATTACCCGATGAAATCGTCACGTATCAAGATTCCTGTCATTTACGGAATGGGCAAAAAACATTTAAAGAGCCACGCATATTGTTGCAAGCAATAGCAGGGGCTACTTATGTAGAAATGAAAGATGCAGACCGGTGCTGTGGGTCTGCTGGAATCTACAATATTCTTGAACCTACTATGTCTATGCAAATTCTTGACTATAAAATGGAACAGAGTAAGCGAACCAAAGCCCAAACCATTGTCACCACTAATCCAGGGTGCTTGTTGCAAATGATGGTAGGAATTGAGAAGCATGGAGACGCTAAAACAATGAGAGCGGTGCACATTGTCGATCTTTTATTAGAAGCATTTGAAAATGGCGCACAAGTACGAACATAA
- a CDS encoding GntR family transcriptional regulator, producing the protein MNPLNNGDKPLYLQIKELIEDQIVNEQLLEGSQAPSTNQLVKFYGLNHVTVAKGINLLVDDEILFKKRGIGMFVSEGAKEKLINSRKSEFVDKYVLKMIQEADRLGISEDELIQFVRNMKKGEG; encoded by the coding sequence ATGAATCCTTTAAATAATGGTGATAAGCCGCTCTATTTACAAATAAAAGAATTGATTGAAGATCAAATCGTAAACGAACAACTTCTAGAAGGTAGTCAAGCGCCTTCAACAAATCAACTTGTAAAGTTCTATGGCCTCAACCATGTAACAGTGGCGAAAGGGATAAATCTGCTCGTAGATGATGAGATTTTATTTAAAAAACGTGGAATTGGCATGTTTGTTTCTGAAGGAGCGAAAGAGAAATTGATAAATAGTCGTAAATCAGAATTCGTTGATAAGTACGTGTTAAAGATGATTCAGGAAGCAGATCGGTTAGGTATTTCTGAAGATGAATTAATTCAATTTGTGAGAAATATGAAGAAAGGAGAAGGATAA
- a CDS encoding ATP-binding cassette domain-containing protein encodes MLIHVENVHFAYRDHAVFKNVTTQFGAGKIYGLLGRNGVGKTTLLSLLIGARLATDGKVLFEGKPLYENERAMASMGMFYQRNDVDRETDNTKVEDLFKQTQLFRENFDLDYANELAQKFKINTLKRISKLSKGSEAAVQVIIGLASRLPVTIFDEVYLGMDAPSRTLFYSELLDEQERFPRTIIISTHLVSEMEHLFEEVLILKNGRFIVDEAYQSLIEKGHTITGDSEAIEEVMRGYGYKVIGEQTLGQTKAVSIYGEMDEQTRHQCAVKNLRISQISLQDLFIALTEEEGDEGETVN; translated from the coding sequence ATGTTAATCCATGTAGAGAATGTACATTTTGCTTATCGCGATCATGCTGTGTTTAAGAACGTGACGACTCAGTTTGGAGCAGGAAAGATCTACGGATTGTTAGGGAGAAATGGTGTAGGAAAAACCACATTACTATCACTACTAATAGGCGCAAGGCTGGCTACCGATGGCAAGGTCTTATTTGAAGGGAAACCTTTATATGAAAATGAACGCGCCATGGCTTCAATGGGAATGTTTTATCAACGAAATGATGTAGATCGGGAAACAGATAATACTAAGGTGGAAGACTTATTTAAACAGACGCAATTATTTAGGGAGAATTTTGACTTAGACTATGCAAATGAATTAGCGCAAAAATTTAAGATCAATACATTAAAACGTATCAGCAAATTATCAAAGGGAAGCGAAGCGGCAGTTCAAGTAATAATAGGTTTGGCGAGTCGATTACCAGTCACGATTTTTGATGAGGTCTATTTAGGAATGGATGCACCATCAAGAACCCTGTTTTATTCTGAACTCTTAGATGAACAAGAACGGTTTCCCCGAACGATTATTATTTCCACCCATCTAGTTTCAGAAATGGAACACTTATTTGAAGAAGTTCTTATCCTGAAAAACGGTCGATTTATTGTCGATGAAGCCTATCAAAGTTTAATTGAAAAAGGCCATACGATTACAGGAGATTCAGAGGCTATAGAAGAAGTGATGAGAGGTTACGGTTACAAAGTGATTGGAGAGCAAACCCTTGGTCAGACCAAAGCGGTGTCAATTTATGGAGAAATGGATGAACAAACTAGGCATCAATGTGCTGTGAAAAATCTTCGTATCAGCCAAATTTCTCTTCAAGATTTATTTATTGCTCTTACAGAAGAGGAGGGTGATGAAGGTGAAACAGTTAACTAA
- a CDS encoding exo-beta-N-acetylmuramidase NamZ domain-containing protein: MMKLGIDCFLQSEYKFVKGKRVGLLSNLTGVNRDLHPSIDLLHQHPEVNLVSLFAPEHGIRGDAKEGEHIDSSIDPHTGLPVYSLYGKTRKPTPNMLEEVDVILFDLQDIGSRYYTYIYTMAYMMEACQENKKALIVLDRPNPIGGLSVEGTIVEEAFRSFVGLLPLTNRHGMTVGELACLFKEEFGYKCELHVVKMEGWTRNMFYDDTNLSWVLPSPNAPTLDMAILYPGTCLLEGTNVSEGRGTTKPFEQFGAPFIDGYALAKAVNALQLPGVIARQTSFVPTYQKYNGEQCHGIQLHLVNRNLYEPVSSGIKIIHLIAQLYPDDFTFVAQQNGHYMFDLLAGTDTLRNAILQNDLSSYLEKKDRDTATFLNQRAPYLLYS; this comes from the coding sequence ATGATGAAACTTGGAATTGATTGCTTTTTACAATCAGAGTACAAATTTGTTAAAGGAAAGCGTGTAGGCTTATTGTCGAATTTAACCGGGGTTAATCGGGATTTGCACCCGAGCATTGACCTCCTTCATCAACACCCAGAAGTGAATCTCGTCTCCCTGTTTGCTCCTGAACATGGCATTCGTGGCGATGCAAAAGAGGGGGAACACATTGATTCCAGCATTGATCCGCATACAGGTCTACCCGTATACAGCTTGTATGGCAAGACGAGAAAACCAACGCCTAACATGCTTGAAGAGGTAGATGTCATCTTATTTGATTTACAAGACATCGGCTCTCGTTACTATACGTACATCTATACAATGGCGTATATGATGGAGGCATGTCAGGAAAACAAAAAAGCGCTCATTGTGCTCGATCGGCCAAATCCAATAGGTGGTCTTTCTGTTGAAGGGACAATCGTCGAAGAAGCATTTCGTTCGTTTGTTGGGCTACTCCCTCTAACCAACCGCCACGGTATGACGGTTGGAGAACTGGCTTGTTTATTTAAAGAAGAGTTTGGCTATAAATGCGAGCTTCATGTCGTAAAAATGGAAGGTTGGACGCGGAATATGTTCTACGATGACACTAACCTTTCTTGGGTACTTCCTTCACCTAATGCCCCAACCCTTGATATGGCGATTCTTTATCCCGGAACTTGTTTACTAGAAGGAACGAACGTATCTGAAGGAAGAGGAACCACGAAACCATTTGAACAATTCGGGGCTCCCTTTATAGATGGGTATGCGCTAGCAAAAGCAGTCAATGCCCTTCAGCTTCCTGGTGTCATTGCACGGCAGACTTCATTTGTTCCTACTTATCAAAAATACAACGGTGAGCAGTGTCATGGCATTCAGCTTCACCTTGTTAACCGAAATCTCTATGAGCCCGTATCAAGTGGCATAAAAATAATTCATTTAATTGCTCAGCTTTATCCTGACGATTTTACATTTGTCGCACAACAGAATGGTCACTATATGTTTGATCTTCTTGCTGGAACGGACACATTAAGAAATGCCATACTACAGAATGATCTCTCGTCTTATCTTGAAAAAAAGGATCGAGACACAGCAACATTTTTAAACCAAAGAGCACCCTACCTCCTTTATTCTTAG
- the nagZ gene encoding beta-N-acetylhexosaminidase — MKKPTIQDIIGQTLVIGFDGTTVPKETEAFIKEYKIGNIILFARNMGSPEEIRALTSHLQQIGKESGQSKPLLIAVDQENGIVRRIDDGTTTVPGAMALAATGNPQHAYDMYKITAKELRSLGINWNLAPVLDVNNNPNNPVIGVRSFGEDANIVAQFGEKALQGLQAGGMITAVKHFPGHGDTDVDSHLGMPVISHSLERLHEIELVPFKKSIECGTDVVMTAHIHFPALDARAHIPATLSYPIMTNFLRRDLSYNGLITTDDMEMDAISKSIGTEKGCVEALLAGVDLVMISHTLSKQIGTIDEIKKAVSAKKLSEERLYESYCRIQKVKQKLLDKEIRRPINYSQHQKQAQAVYRESVTLEKGIEQLPITSHSARILVIEPPASTQTGAEDPQYAKAAIGRAILTFKPDASVVQMPLSEVDLLAIHERYAAIIIGLLSASVQEDQRQLVEKLVETEIPIHVVAMRSPYDIQHVPDAIASYINTYEFSYPALEVAAAALFGKIQLTGTSPVTL; from the coding sequence ATGAAAAAACCAACTATACAAGACATAATTGGGCAAACGCTAGTCATTGGATTTGACGGCACAACCGTCCCGAAAGAAACTGAAGCCTTTATAAAGGAATATAAAATCGGCAACATCATTCTGTTTGCTCGAAATATGGGTAGTCCTGAGGAAATACGAGCGCTCACTTCGCATTTGCAACAAATCGGCAAAGAGTCTGGCCAAAGCAAACCGTTACTCATTGCGGTTGATCAAGAAAATGGTATCGTTCGACGCATTGACGACGGCACAACAACAGTACCTGGAGCAATGGCGCTCGCTGCCACCGGCAATCCTCAGCATGCTTATGACATGTATAAGATTACGGCGAAAGAATTACGCTCCCTCGGCATTAATTGGAACCTTGCTCCCGTACTGGATGTGAACAACAACCCGAATAATCCGGTGATCGGCGTTCGTTCTTTTGGCGAAGATGCAAACATCGTAGCGCAGTTCGGCGAAAAAGCTCTTCAAGGCCTACAAGCCGGTGGAATGATTACCGCTGTTAAGCACTTTCCAGGGCATGGCGATACAGACGTTGACTCTCATCTTGGCATGCCGGTTATTTCACATTCACTTGAGCGTCTTCACGAAATTGAACTCGTTCCCTTCAAAAAAAGCATTGAATGTGGAACAGATGTTGTGATGACGGCACATATCCATTTCCCAGCCCTTGATGCACGTGCGCATATTCCAGCAACGCTATCTTATCCAATTATGACGAATTTTTTGCGTAGAGATCTTTCTTATAATGGCCTCATCACAACAGATGATATGGAAATGGATGCAATTAGCAAATCAATTGGAACGGAAAAAGGATGCGTGGAAGCACTACTAGCAGGAGTGGACCTCGTCATGATCTCGCACACACTATCAAAACAAATCGGTACAATCGATGAAATCAAAAAAGCTGTGTCTGCTAAGAAATTGTCTGAAGAACGACTCTATGAATCTTACTGTCGAATTCAAAAGGTAAAGCAAAAACTGTTGGATAAAGAAATCCGCCGACCAATTAACTATAGTCAACATCAAAAGCAGGCACAGGCTGTCTATCGAGAAAGCGTCACGCTTGAAAAAGGAATCGAACAACTTCCTATAACGAGTCACTCAGCCCGTATTCTTGTCATTGAACCTCCGGCATCGACTCAGACAGGCGCAGAAGACCCTCAATACGCCAAAGCGGCTATAGGTCGAGCGATTCTCACCTTTAAACCAGATGCTTCAGTTGTACAAATGCCTCTATCTGAAGTAGACCTTTTAGCCATCCATGAGCGTTATGCTGCGATTATCATTGGATTACTCTCCGCGTCCGTTCAAGAAGACCAGCGTCAACTTGTTGAAAAACTTGTAGAAACAGAGATCCCGATTCATGTTGTTGCAATGAGAAGCCCCTATGACATACAGCACGTACCTGATGCGATTGCGAGCTACATCAACACGTACGAATTTAGCTACCCTGCTTTAGAAGTTGCTGCTGCTGCATTGTTTGGAAAAATTCAATTAACAGGGACATCTCCTGTAACACTTTAA
- a CDS encoding anhydro-N-acetylmuramic acid kinase, giving the protein MKITLPLQKETVFAVGLMSGTSVDGIDAALVKLTGSGFLTKVELLAFKTLPFSDQVKADIFTSCHPEFSSVSTICELNVTLGTLMAQAAKQVVAQSRMPLSAIDFISSHGQTLYHLPEKQATLQIGELAVIAHETGILTVGDFRPSDLAAGGQGAPLVPFVDQLLFQSTHAGRIILNIGGMANLTVLPKRQSQRNNHSDNELIAFDTGPGNVLIDEIVRIGSKNTMQYDENGAYALKGTIQQDWVHKLLSSDPFFSLPYPKSTGREVYNKQLAETLWQEGTERRLSFEDIVATISAFTTESISQTIIQQIDPHIATEEIYVGGGGARNAFLMKQLQTSLNRPVYPMEQLNDSSDAKEAIAFAILGNEFLRQQPNNVPAATGAQKAISMGKLALPF; this is encoded by the coding sequence ATGAAAATAACGTTACCTCTTCAAAAGGAGACCGTATTTGCAGTTGGTTTAATGTCTGGTACGTCCGTTGACGGCATTGATGCTGCCCTTGTCAAACTAACTGGTTCTGGTTTTCTCACAAAGGTAGAATTACTCGCTTTTAAAACCCTTCCTTTTTCAGATCAAGTAAAAGCCGATATATTCACATCTTGCCATCCAGAATTTTCCTCAGTCTCAACCATATGCGAATTAAATGTCACACTAGGCACACTGATGGCGCAAGCTGCAAAACAGGTCGTGGCTCAAAGCCGCATGCCTTTATCCGCTATTGATTTTATTAGCTCACATGGGCAAACCCTGTACCACCTACCAGAAAAACAGGCAACGCTTCAAATCGGGGAACTTGCTGTGATTGCGCATGAAACAGGCATTTTAACGGTCGGTGACTTTCGTCCAAGTGACTTGGCTGCAGGTGGTCAAGGCGCTCCTCTCGTTCCATTTGTAGATCAGCTTCTATTTCAAAGTACGCATGCAGGACGAATTATTCTTAATATTGGTGGCATGGCAAACCTCACCGTTTTACCAAAGCGCCAAAGCCAAAGGAACAACCATTCAGACAATGAGCTAATTGCTTTTGATACTGGACCTGGAAATGTATTAATCGATGAAATCGTACGAATCGGGTCGAAGAATACCATGCAGTACGATGAAAACGGTGCCTACGCTTTAAAGGGAACCATCCAACAAGATTGGGTACATAAACTTTTGAGCTCGGACCCATTTTTTTCGCTTCCATACCCTAAAAGCACTGGTAGAGAAGTGTACAACAAACAACTAGCAGAAACGCTTTGGCAGGAAGGGACAGAACGGCGTTTATCGTTTGAAGACATTGTTGCAACCATTTCTGCATTTACAACCGAATCGATTTCTCAAACAATCATTCAGCAAATAGACCCTCATATTGCGACAGAAGAGATCTATGTTGGCGGCGGTGGCGCACGTAATGCGTTTCTTATGAAACAGTTACAAACATCACTCAACCGTCCGGTATATCCAATGGAACAATTAAATGACTCGAGTGATGCAAAAGAAGCGATTGCTTTTGCGATATTAGGGAATGAATTTTTAAGACAACAACCTAACAATGTGCCTGCCGCTACCGGAGCACAAAAAGCGATTTCTATGGGCAAACTCGCTCTCCCTTTTTAA
- a CDS encoding ATP-binding protein gives MKAIISFDEKDNQQLNGYPGLSLTVKKILEVLTATYGDTYELFSLNEFHFELWTLVEEDSKGGNEQLEHVAMIIDQMERRTFSYDSENSDPIYKVQPALSNNVYAYPEQGVAFAQIPTMDGAHLTNIECIFATSSFAMEQFLASIKERLWQKSRNELLLFTDGMDGLNHDQQPITKTVKREDVLLKKEMKEEIYQMLDYFFEEDRSFFNMYDIPYKRGILLYGPPGNGKTTLAKSIAHTVDAPAAYWQITEFTSSESISQVFQMANRLAPIILIIEDIDSMPEGVRSYFLNTLDGATSKEGIFLIGTTNYPENIDPGLMNRAGRFDRGYEFALPDKQLREQYIQTKKFDLLLSSEQLDLLVKCSVGFSFAQLNELFVSCALEKHQKGEVDLHSAIQRMKKDQKKGKTGKWQDNHSQLGFHE, from the coding sequence ATGAAAGCAATTATTTCTTTTGACGAAAAAGACAATCAACAGTTAAATGGATATCCAGGGTTATCATTGACGGTAAAGAAGATCCTTGAAGTACTTACAGCTACTTATGGTGATACATACGAACTCTTTTCATTGAACGAATTTCATTTCGAGCTTTGGACATTAGTTGAAGAAGATAGTAAGGGAGGGAATGAGCAGTTAGAACATGTTGCGATGATCATTGACCAAATGGAACGCCGTACGTTTTCATATGATTCGGAAAATAGTGATCCGATTTATAAAGTGCAGCCAGCTTTAAGTAATAACGTCTATGCCTATCCTGAACAAGGGGTTGCCTTTGCTCAAATCCCAACGATGGACGGTGCGCACTTAACAAATATAGAGTGTATATTCGCGACTAGCTCTTTTGCTATGGAGCAATTTCTTGCGTCAATTAAGGAACGTTTATGGCAAAAAAGCCGTAACGAGCTATTGCTATTTACGGATGGTATGGATGGGCTGAACCATGATCAACAACCAATTACAAAAACAGTTAAAAGAGAAGATGTGTTGTTGAAGAAAGAAATGAAAGAGGAAATCTATCAAATGCTAGATTACTTTTTTGAAGAAGATCGTTCTTTTTTTAACATGTATGATATCCCCTATAAACGAGGAATCTTGCTTTATGGACCACCTGGAAATGGGAAAACGACGTTAGCGAAATCGATTGCTCATACCGTAGATGCTCCAGCCGCCTATTGGCAAATTACTGAATTTACTTCTAGTGAATCGATTTCACAAGTGTTCCAGATGGCTAATCGTTTAGCACCTATTATATTAATTATTGAAGATATTGATTCAATGCCAGAGGGCGTCCGCTCTTACTTTTTAAATACGCTAGATGGAGCGACCTCAAAAGAAGGCATCTTTTTAATCGGTACTACGAATTATCCGGAGAATATCGATCCTGGCTTAATGAATCGTGCTGGACGATTTGATCGTGGCTATGAGTTTGCACTTCCGGATAAGCAATTACGAGAACAATATATTCAAACGAAGAAATTCGACTTACTTTTGTCTTCAGAACAACTTGACTTACTTGTCAAATGTTCAGTAGGATTTTCATTCGCACAGTTAAATGAGTTATTTGTTAGTTGTGCGCTAGAAAAGCATCAAAAAGGAGAGGTTGACCTTCATTCAGCGATCCAACGAATGAAGAAAGACCAGAAAAAAGGGAAAACAGGGAAATGGCAAGATAATCATAGTCAACTTGGATTTCATGAGTGA
- a CDS encoding MurR/RpiR family transcriptional regulator: protein MAFMTGGLVMLTEMLPSLPPSEKKIANYIMNHPKDVISLTANEIGKRSDTSSAAVIRLCKSLGLKGLPDLKLRIAGDLQKHNDPGVRDIEPNESLTSIIDKMTNNSIQTIQETAELLDTRQLEKAVHVLKTARKIHFFGIGASSIIAQDALQKFLRIDKTAYAFSDIHLASTLVSTGNDQDVAIGISFSGQTKEVKQFLEIAKSKGLTTISLCKYGQSIVSEQADIPLFTSATKEPTFRSGATSSRIAQLQVIDILFMCVASLQYDKTVTHLNETRAAIEFLR from the coding sequence ATGGCTTTTATGACTGGTGGATTAGTCATGTTAACCGAAATGCTTCCATCTCTCCCTCCATCAGAGAAGAAAATCGCTAACTATATAATGAATCATCCTAAAGACGTCATCTCCCTTACGGCAAACGAGATTGGCAAACGAAGCGATACGAGTAGTGCTGCAGTTATTCGGCTATGCAAATCTCTTGGGCTAAAAGGACTACCTGACTTAAAGCTTCGAATTGCAGGCGATCTCCAAAAACACAATGATCCTGGTGTACGAGACATCGAACCGAACGAGTCTCTTACGTCCATTATTGATAAAATGACCAACAATTCGATTCAAACGATCCAAGAGACGGCGGAACTTTTAGACACTCGCCAACTTGAAAAAGCCGTGCATGTACTGAAGACCGCTCGCAAAATACACTTTTTTGGCATCGGGGCTTCAAGCATCATTGCCCAAGACGCCTTGCAAAAATTTCTTCGAATTGACAAGACCGCTTACGCTTTTTCAGATATCCATTTGGCATCTACACTTGTCTCAACGGGAAATGATCAAGATGTCGCGATCGGCATCTCTTTTTCAGGACAAACGAAAGAAGTGAAGCAGTTTCTGGAAATTGCAAAATCAAAAGGATTAACGACGATTAGTTTATGTAAGTATGGCCAGTCCATTGTCTCTGAACAAGCCGACATCCCGTTATTTACATCGGCAACAAAAGAGCCCACGTTCCGCAGTGGCGCCACCTCATCGCGGATCGCACAATTACAAGTTATCGATATTTTATTTATGTGTGTGGCTTCTTTACAATACGATAAAACCGTGACGCATCTTAATGAAACCCGTGCTGCCATTGAATTTTTACGATAG